In Mycteria americana isolate JAX WOST 10 ecotype Jacksonville Zoo and Gardens chromosome 3, USCA_MyAme_1.0, whole genome shotgun sequence, a single genomic region encodes these proteins:
- the LOC142408107 gene encoding uncharacterized protein LOC142408107 — protein sequence MIRLQSSMSNHIPQFCGVLGHTFMEFLKGSGDYCQAQHDLYADK from the exons ATGATCAGGCTACAGTCTTCAATGAGTAACCATATTCCT CAGTTCTGTGGTGTTCTTGGTCACACATTTATGGAGTTTCTGAAGGGCAGTGGAGACTACTGCCAGGCACAGCACGACCTCTATGCAGACAAGTGA